One genomic window of Numida meleagris isolate 19003 breed g44 Domestic line chromosome 1, NumMel1.0, whole genome shotgun sequence includes the following:
- the SELENOO gene encoding selenoprotein O translates to MAAALRRRSVLPLGALRTAMQRPAGSLSRPGSPEQADGGGWLSALRFDNLALRSLPVDPSEDNAPRAVPGACFARVRPSPLRNPRLVAMSPPALALLGLEAGGPEAEREAEAALYFSGNRLLPGSEPAAHCYCGHQFGSFAGQLGDGAAMYLGEVLGPAGARWELQLKGAGITPFSRQADGRKVLRSSIREFLCSEAMFHLGIPTTRAGTCVTSDSEVVRDIFYDGNPKKERCTVVLRIASTFIRFGSFEIFKPPDEYTGRKGPSVNRNDIRIQMLDYVIGTFYPEIQEAHADNSIQRNAAFFKEITKRTARLVAEWQCVGFCHGVLNTDNMSIVGLTIDYGPFGFMDRYDPEHICNGSDNTGRYAYNKQPEICKWNLGKLAEALVPELPLEISELILEEEYDAEFEKHYLQKMRKKLGLIQLELEEDSKLVSELLETMHLTGGDFTNIFYLLSSFSVDSDPSTLADFLEKLTSQCASVEELRVAFKPQMDPRQLSMMLMLAQSNPQLFALIGTKANINKELERIEQFSKLQQLTAADLLGRNKRHWTEWLEKYRVRLQKEVESVSDVGAWSTERVKVMNSNNPKYILRNYIAQNAIEAAENGDFSEVRNVLKLLENPFQETEDSTEVDTKEEEATATAAACAQATRSRLPYCSKPPLWASELCVTUSS, encoded by the exons ATGGCCGCGGCGCTGCGCCGCCGTTCGGTGTTGCCGCTGGGCGCCCTCCGCACCGCCATGCAGCGCCCCGCGGGTTCTCTGTCGCGGCCGGGCAGCCCCGAGCAGGCGGACGGAGGGGGCTGGCTGAGCGCGCTGCGCTTCGACAACCTCGCGCTGCGCTCGTTGCCCGTCGACCCTTCCGAGGACAACGCTCCGCGGGCCGTGCCCGGCGCCTGCTTCGCCCGAGTGCGGCCCAGCCCGCTGCGCAACCCGCGGCTCGTGGCCATGTCGCCGCCCGCGCTggcgctgctggggctggaggccGGCGGCCCGGAGGCCGAGCGGGAGGCCGAGGCCGCCCTGTACTTCAGCGGGAACCGACTGCTGCCCGGCTCGGAGCCCGCGGCTCACTGCTACTGCGGGCACCAGTTCGGCAGCTTCGCGGGGCAGCTGGGCGACGGCGCTGCCATGTACCTGGGCGAGGTGCTCGGCCCGGCCGGCGCCcgctgggagctgcagctgaagggcGCCGGGATCACCCCCTTCTCCCG GCAAGCTGATGGTCGGAAGGTCCTGCGGTCGAGCATACGGGAGTTCCTGTGCAGCGAGGCCATGTTCCACCTTGGAATTCCAACAACGAGAGCTGGAACATGTGTGACATCTGATTCAGAAGTTGTTCGTGACATATTTTATGATGGCaatccaaaaaaagaaaggtgtaCAGTTGTTCTGAGGATAGCTTCTACATTTATAAG atttggttcttttgaaattttcaagCCTCCTGATGAATATACAGGACGCAAGGGTCCCAGCGTTAACCGGAACGATATTCGAATACAAATGCTGGATTATGTGATCGGCACTTTCTACCCAGAAATCCAGGAGGCTCATGCAGACAACAGCATTCAGAGGAATGCAGCTTTCTTCAAGGAG aTAACAAAACGGACGGCACGACTGGTTGCTGAGTGGCAGTGTGTTGGCTTTTGCCATGGTGTGCTGAATACGGATAACATGAGCATAGTTGGACTAACTATTGACTATGGCCCTTTTGGATTTATGGACAG GTATGACCCTGAGCACATCTGCAATGGTTCTGATAACACAGGGCGCTACGCTTACAACAAACAGCCAGAGATTTGCAAGTGGAATCTAGGGAAGCTTGCTGAAGCCTTAGTCCCAGAGCTGCCCTTGGAAATAAGTGAACTCATCCTGGAAGAAGAATATGATGCAGaatttgaaaaacattatttgcagaagatgaggaagaaactAGGCCTAATTCAGTTGGAATTAGAAGAAGATAGTAAGCTGGTGTCTGAACTACTTGAAACCATGCATCTCACAG GTGGAgacttcacaaatattttctacttgCTGAGTTCATTCTCAGTAGATTCTGATCCCTCGACACTGGCAGATTTCTTAGAAAAGCTTACGAGTCAGTGTGCTTCTGTGGAAGAACTGAGAGTTGCTTTCAAACCTCAAATGGATCCAAG ACAGCTGTCAATGATGCTGATGCTGGCTCAGTCGAATCCCCAGCTGTTTGCGCTCATTGGAACAAAAGCTAATATAAATAAAGAATTAGAACGCATTGAACAGTTCTCTAAACTGCAGCAGTTAACAGCAGCTGATTTACTCGGCAGAAATAAAAGACACTGGACAGAATGGCTGGAGAAATACAG AGTCCGTTTACAAAAAGAAGTAGAAAGCGTTAGTGATGTTGGTGCCTGGAGTACTGAACGTGTGAAGGTTATGAATTCCAACAATCCAAAATACATCTTGAGAAATTATATTGCCCAGAATGCCATAGAAGCAGCTGAAAATGGAGATTTCTCAGAG GTGAGAAATGTATTGAAACTCTTGGAAAACCCATTCCAAGAAACAGAAGATTCCACGGAGGTAGACacaaaagaggaggaagcaacTGCTACAGCAGCTGCTTGTGCTCAAGCAACCAGAAGCAGGCTACCATATTGCAGTAAACCTCCACTCTGGGCTTCAGAGCTCTGTGTTACATGATCTTCATAA